The following coding sequences are from one Campylobacter sp. RM16187 window:
- a CDS encoding heavy metal translocating P-type ATPase yields the protein MQKNLKLNIAGMTCVNCSNAIERAVKKMDGVVEAKVNFANATGEFIVQDESIRPKIEEKIKKLGYEIAKDLGEFEKKRAAHIKNLRNNFISATIFSAIIMWLEMSGNMSEPKAFIMLFLALITLAVCGKDFFIHALAALKNRNFDMNVLVALGTSMAFLYSVFVFLAPNLIPENMRHMYVSGSAMIITFVLLGKYLEERSKAKAGDYLKSLMDMSPKVALVLKPDGQAVETEVANLKIGDIVVVKTGYNIPCDGVIINGGAEIDTSMLTGESLPVYKKMGDEVNAGTVNTNGYLNIKVTKLSSQTLLAQILNLLSDASTKKMPISRFADRVANIFVPTVIVISFVTFLVWIAFTGNATQGVLSAICVLIISCPCALGLATPIAIISSLSLGAKNGILVKNPEVIEIIHTAKYAIFDKTGTLTHGKISVNFTDIDEENLAPIAAIEAKSSHPISKAIVEYAASLDIKILGNESGFENIAGRGVRSLDENQIIVGNEEFLKEFKVEIPNEEKEKILKAQNDGNGVVLASIKGKYVGCISLSDTLKESAKEVIDELKSRDITPVMLTGDNVFTAKNIAGKLGIEQVFAGVMPNEKFEIIQRLQKEARVIFVGDGINDSPSLKQADVGIAMSSGADIAKDAGDIVLIKNDLKSVLQSINLAKHTMKTIKENLFWAFIYNLIFIPVAAGVLYPVFGLVLTPVYGAVAMSFSSVTVVLNSIRLRFKKI from the coding sequence ATGCAGAAAAATCTCAAATTAAATATCGCAGGTATGACCTGCGTAAACTGCTCGAATGCTATTGAACGAGCTGTAAAAAAGATGGATGGAGTAGTAGAGGCTAAAGTAAATTTCGCCAATGCTACGGGCGAATTTATAGTGCAAGATGAGAGTATTCGTCCCAAAATAGAAGAAAAGATAAAAAAACTTGGCTATGAAATTGCTAAAGATCTTGGAGAGTTCGAGAAAAAACGAGCCGCTCATATAAAAAATTTGAGGAATAACTTTATCTCAGCCACCATTTTTAGCGCGATAATAATGTGGCTTGAGATGAGCGGAAACATGAGTGAGCCAAAAGCCTTTATAATGCTGTTTTTGGCATTGATCACTCTTGCCGTATGCGGAAAAGATTTCTTTATACACGCTCTTGCGGCACTTAAAAACAGAAATTTCGATATGAATGTGCTGGTTGCACTTGGCACCTCGATGGCATTTTTATATTCGGTATTCGTATTTTTAGCTCCTAACCTTATACCTGAAAATATGCGTCATATGTATGTTTCGGGTTCAGCTATGATAATAACTTTCGTTCTTCTTGGCAAGTATCTTGAGGAGCGCTCTAAGGCTAAGGCCGGCGACTATCTAAAAAGCTTGATGGATATGTCGCCAAAGGTTGCCTTGGTGCTTAAACCAGACGGTCAAGCTGTAGAAACCGAAGTGGCAAATCTTAAAATAGGGGATATAGTAGTCGTAAAAACGGGCTACAATATTCCTTGCGATGGTGTTATTATAAATGGCGGAGCAGAGATAGATACCTCTATGCTTACCGGCGAGAGTCTGCCCGTATATAAAAAGATGGGCGATGAGGTAAATGCAGGCACTGTAAATACCAATGGATATCTTAATATAAAGGTTACTAAACTTTCAAGTCAAACTTTGCTGGCTCAAATTTTAAACTTATTAAGCGATGCTAGTACTAAAAAGATGCCTATTAGTCGCTTTGCCGATAGGGTGGCTAATATATTTGTGCCAACCGTGATAGTTATATCCTTTGTTACTTTCTTGGTTTGGATTGCTTTCACCGGAAATGCTACTCAGGGAGTATTAAGTGCGATTTGTGTGCTTATAATCTCTTGTCCTTGCGCATTAGGGCTTGCTACTCCTATAGCTATTATCTCATCACTTTCGCTTGGTGCTAAAAATGGAATTTTGGTCAAAAATCCCGAAGTCATAGAGATCATTCACACTGCTAAATATGCTATTTTTGATAAGACCGGAACCCTGACTCATGGTAAAATTTCTGTAAATTTTACAGACATAGATGAAGAAAATTTAGCCCCAATCGCAGCCATAGAGGCAAAAAGTTCACATCCAATATCAAAAGCTATTGTAGAGTATGCAGCAAGTCTTGATATTAAAATTTTAGGAAACGAGAGCGGGTTTGAAAATATTGCAGGAAGAGGGGTTAGAAGTCTCGATGAAAATCAGATAATAGTAGGAAATGAGGAGTTTTTAAAAGAATTTAAAGTAGAAATTCCAAATGAGGAGAAGGAAAAAATCTTAAAAGCTCAAAATGATGGAAATGGGGTGGTTTTAGCTTCTATTAAAGGTAAATATGTAGGTTGTATAAGCCTTAGTGATACTTTAAAAGAGAGTGCAAAAGAGGTAATAGATGAGCTAAAATCAAGGGATATAACTCCGGTAATGCTAACAGGAGATAATGTATTTACGGCTAAAAATATCGCTGGTAAGCTTGGGATAGAGCAGGTTTTTGCCGGGGTAATGCCTAATGAAAAATTTGAAATCATACAAAGGCTTCAAAAAGAAGCCAGAGTTATTTTCGTAGGAGATGGCATAAACGATTCTCCGTCTTTAAAGCAAGCCGATGTCGGTATAGCTATGAGTAGCGGAGCTGATATCGCAAAGGACGCCGGCGATATAGTTCTAATTAAAAATGATCTAAAAAGCGTATTGCAGTCTATAAATTTAGCTAAGCATACGATGAAAACGATAAAAGAGAATTTGTTTTGGGCATTTATATATAACCTTATATTTATTCCTGTAGCAGCAGGAGTTTTATATCCTGTATTTGGACTTGTTTTAACTCCTGTTTATGGCGCAGTTGCGATGAGTTTTAGTTCGGTTACTGTAGTTTTAAATTCAATAAGATTAAGATTTAAAAAAATATAA
- a CDS encoding YebC/PmpR family DNA-binding transcriptional regulator yields the protein MGRAFEYRRASKEARWDKMSKVFPKLAKAITVAAKEGGSDPDMNPKLRSAIAAAKNENMPKDNIDAAIKRANGKDSADIKTISYDGKAAHGVQIIVECATDNPTRTVANVKAIFSKNGGEILPSGSLGFMFTRKSVFELEKPNLELDEIELELIDFGLTELEEEDGILYIYGDYTSFGTLHDGIEKLGLEAKKSSLQYIANSPINLSEEQMEEIEKLLDKLEDDDDVQAVYTNIE from the coding sequence ATGGGAAGAGCATTTGAATATAGGCGAGCGTCCAAAGAAGCGCGCTGGGATAAGATGAGCAAGGTATTTCCAAAGCTTGCAAAAGCGATTACAGTAGCAGCCAAAGAGGGTGGATCAGACCCCGATATGAATCCAAAGCTTCGCTCGGCGATAGCTGCCGCAAAAAATGAAAATATGCCAAAAGATAATATCGATGCGGCTATAAAGCGCGCAAACGGCAAAGATAGTGCAGATATAAAAACCATATCTTATGACGGCAAGGCAGCTCACGGAGTGCAAATCATAGTGGAGTGCGCTACCGATAATCCTACGAGAACAGTGGCCAATGTAAAAGCTATTTTTAGTAAAAATGGAGGAGAAATTTTACCAAGCGGAAGCCTGGGCTTTATGTTTACGAGAAAGAGCGTTTTCGAGCTTGAAAAGCCAAATTTGGAGCTTGATGAGATTGAACTTGAATTAATAGACTTTGGACTAACCGAGCTTGAAGAAGAAGACGGAATTTTATATATTTATGGCGACTATACAAGCTTTGGTACACTTCACGATGGAATAGAAAAACTCGGACTTGAGGCCAAAAAATCAAGTCTGCAATACATTGCAAATTCTCCTATAAATTTAAGCGAAGAGCAGATGGAAGAGATAGAAAAACTGCTTGATAAGTTAGAAGATGACGATGACGTTCAAGCCGTATATACAAATATTGAATAA
- a CDS encoding fumarate reductase iron-sulfur subunit has translation MSRKITIRAFKYNPLSKISKPHFASYELEETPGMSLFIALNVIREKFDPDLSFDFVCRAGICGSCGMLVNGTPKLACRTLTKDYESGVIELMPLPVFKLLKDLSVDTGNWMNAMSKRVESWIHTDHETDISKLEEKVEPEVAQEVFELDRCIECGICVAACGTAIMRPDFIGAVGLNRVARFKIDALDKRTDEDFYELVGDDDGVFGCMTLLGCEDNCPKHLPLQSKIAYMRRKLATVK, from the coding sequence ATGAGTAGAAAAATTACAATTAGAGCATTTAAATATAATCCGTTAAGCAAAATTTCAAAACCACATTTTGCTTCGTATGAGCTGGAGGAAACTCCGGGTATGTCGCTATTTATAGCGTTAAATGTTATTAGAGAGAAATTTGATCCGGATCTTAGTTTTGACTTCGTATGCAGAGCGGGAATTTGCGGAAGTTGTGGAATGCTGGTAAACGGTACGCCAAAGCTTGCTTGTAGAACGCTCACAAAAGATTATGAAAGCGGTGTAATAGAGCTTATGCCGCTTCCTGTATTTAAGCTACTAAAAGATCTAAGCGTGGATACAGGCAATTGGATGAATGCAATGAGTAAGCGCGTAGAAAGCTGGATACACACAGATCATGAGACTGATATAAGTAAGCTTGAAGAGAAGGTCGAGCCTGAAGTGGCACAAGAGGTTTTTGAGCTTGATAGATGTATAGAGTGCGGAATCTGCGTAGCGGCTTGCGGAACAGCTATAATGAGACCTGATTTTATCGGTGCTGTTGGACTTAACCGTGTAGCAAGATTTAAAATAGATGCACTTGATAAAAGAACAGACGAAGACTTCTATGAGCTTGTGGGTGATGATGACGGAGTATTTGGATGTATGACTCTTCTAGGGTGTGAAGACAACTGTCCAAAACACCTTCCGCTTCAAAGCAAAATCGCATATATGCGTCGCAAACTAGCTACAGTAAAATAA
- a CDS encoding GNAT family N-acetyltransferase: MITRADKKDSKRCIELLNLAMEDIAFCLSGTTSRAKSDEILTSFFNQDINRLSYNNIYIYRDNDQILGAVCAYFGGDLKSLDEPIINHLRLKDPSANVEAECFNDEFYIDSIAVDEKFRGRGIAKELIKFIFEIASQRGIKKVSLIVDEEKIKTKEFYEKFGFKENCIKIINSHKYYHMIKEL, from the coding sequence ATGATAACAAGAGCTGATAAAAAAGATTCTAAACGCTGCATAGAGTTGCTAAATTTAGCCATGGAGGATATCGCTTTTTGTCTTAGTGGCACTACAAGCAGGGCTAAGAGTGATGAAATTTTAACCTCATTTTTTAATCAAGATATAAATAGATTAAGTTATAACAATATATATATTTATAGGGATAACGATCAGATATTAGGAGCTGTTTGCGCATATTTTGGCGGAGATTTAAAGAGTCTTGATGAACCTATAATAAATCATTTAAGATTAAAAGATCCAAGCGCTAATGTTGAAGCTGAGTGTTTTAATGATGAATTTTACATAGATAGCATAGCTGTCGATGAGAAATTTAGAGGTCGCGGCATAGCTAAAGAGCTGATAAAATTTATATTTGAAATAGCGAGCCAAAGAGGCATTAAAAAAGTCTCCTTGATTGTAGATGAAGAAAAAATAAAAACGAAAGAATTTTATGAAAAATTTGGTTTTAAGGAAAATTGTATCAAAATTATCAATTCTCATAAATATTACCATATGATAAAGGAGCTGTAA
- a CDS encoding fumarate reductase flavoprotein subunit — translation MNIKYCDALVIGGGLAGLRAAVAAGEKGLSTIVLSLIPVKRSHSAAAQGGMQASLGNSKMSEGDNEDVHFADTVKGSDWGCDQDVARMFCQTAPKAIRELAAWGVPWTRITKGERSAIINAQKTTIVEKDEVHGLIHSRDFGGTKKWRTCYTADATGHTMLFAVANEALKHNVEIEDRKEAIALIHENNRCYGAIVRDLVTGEIIAYVSKGTLIATGGYGRVYKHTTNAVVCEGIGAAIALETGVAKLGNMEAVQFHPTPIVPSGILLTEGCRGDGGILRDVDGYRFMPDYEPEKKELASRDVVSRRIMEHIRAGKGVKSPYGEHVWLDISILGREHIEKNLRDVQEICQIFNGIDPADEGPKGWAPILPMQHYSMGGIKTNPRGESPTLAGLFSAGEAACWDMHGFNRLGGNSVSETVVAGMIVGDYFADYCATHDIEIRTENIYKFVQGQIDYMNSLLKKEGKFNVFEIKNRMKDVMWEHVAIFRTGEGLEKAVKELEELYKQSLDVKVANKNLFGNPELEEAYRVPKMLKLSLCIAYGALLRTESRGAHYREDYTKRDDLNWLNRTITSWKEGDTMPTVEYEPLDIMKMEIPPAFRGYGAKGNIIEHPDSAIRQAQVDEIRAKMEAEGKGRYEIQNALMPYELQPKYKAPNERAGIGYE, via the coding sequence ATGAATATAAAATATTGTGATGCATTAGTTATCGGCGGAGGACTTGCCGGACTTAGAGCTGCTGTTGCAGCCGGTGAAAAAGGTCTTAGCACTATAGTTTTAAGTCTTATTCCGGTTAAACGTTCTCACTCTGCAGCCGCACAAGGTGGTATGCAAGCAAGCCTTGGAAACTCAAAGATGAGTGAGGGTGACAATGAGGATGTCCACTTTGCGGATACCGTAAAAGGAAGCGACTGGGGATGCGATCAAGATGTTGCTAGAATGTTTTGCCAAACTGCTCCAAAAGCTATTCGTGAGCTTGCCGCTTGGGGTGTACCTTGGACTAGAATTACTAAAGGTGAAAGAAGCGCTATTATCAACGCTCAAAAAACTACTATTGTAGAAAAAGATGAGGTTCATGGATTAATCCATTCTCGTGACTTCGGTGGTACGAAAAAATGGAGAACTTGTTATACAGCTGACGCTACCGGTCACACTATGCTATTTGCCGTGGCAAATGAGGCTTTAAAACACAATGTTGAGATTGAAGATAGAAAAGAGGCTATAGCCTTAATTCATGAGAATAATCGTTGCTACGGAGCCATAGTTAGAGACTTAGTAACTGGTGAAATTATAGCTTATGTTTCAAAAGGCACTTTGATAGCCACAGGCGGATACGGAAGAGTATATAAACATACTACAAACGCTGTTGTTTGTGAAGGTATAGGAGCTGCAATAGCACTTGAAACAGGTGTAGCAAAACTTGGAAATATGGAAGCAGTTCAATTTCACCCAACTCCGATTGTTCCAAGCGGAATCTTGCTAACAGAAGGATGTCGTGGTGACGGTGGAATTTTACGTGACGTGGACGGATATCGCTTTATGCCTGATTATGAGCCTGAGAAAAAAGAGCTTGCTAGCCGTGACGTCGTAAGTCGCCGTATTATGGAGCATATTCGTGCAGGAAAAGGCGTAAAGAGTCCTTATGGAGAGCACGTATGGCTAGATATTAGTATACTTGGACGCGAACATATAGAAAAAAACCTACGTGATGTTCAAGAAATTTGCCAAATTTTCAACGGAATAGATCCTGCTGACGAGGGTCCAAAAGGTTGGGCGCCAATTCTTCCTATGCAGCACTACTCAATGGGTGGAATTAAGACAAATCCTAGAGGTGAGAGCCCTACTTTGGCTGGATTATTTAGTGCAGGAGAGGCTGCTTGTTGGGATATGCACGGATTTAACCGTCTTGGTGGAAACTCCGTATCAGAGACAGTTGTGGCAGGTATGATTGTGGGTGATTATTTTGCAGATTATTGTGCGACTCACGATATAGAGATTAGAACTGAAAATATCTACAAATTTGTTCAAGGTCAGATAGATTATATGAATAGCCTTCTTAAAAAAGAGGGTAAATTTAACGTATTTGAGATAAAAAACAGAATGAAAGATGTTATGTGGGAACACGTAGCTATATTTAGAACGGGCGAGGGGCTTGAAAAGGCCGTAAAAGAGCTTGAGGAGCTTTATAAGCAATCTCTTGACGTTAAAGTAGCTAATAAAAATCTATTTGGAAATCCTGAACTAGAAGAAGCTTACAGAGTACCAAAAATGCTAAAACTATCGCTTTGTATAGCTTATGGTGCGCTTCTTAGAACAGAGAGCCGTGGCGCTCACTATAGAGAAGATTATACAAAAAGAGATGACTTAAATTGGCTAAATAGAACTATAACAAGCTGGAAAGAGGGCGATACAATGCCTACTGTAGAGTATGAACCACTTGATATTATGAAGATGGAGATTCCGCCAGCCTTTAGAGGATATGGAGCTAAAGGAAATATTATAGAGCACCCTGACAGTGCTATCCGCCAAGCACAAGTTGATGAGATCCGTGCCAAAATGGAAGCGGAGGGTAAGGGTAGATACGAAATTCAAAATGCGCTTATGCCTTACGAGTTACAACCAAAATATAAAGCGCCAAATGAAAGAGCAGGTATAGGATATGAGTAG
- the lgt gene encoding prolipoprotein diacylglyceryl transferase, with the protein MSWWNNIYNNFDPVAFKIFGLSVHWYGIMYVLALVVALGIAKFIVKFDKMSISDSLLDNYFFWVEIGVILGARIGYIVIYDSNTFYYLTHPWQIFNPFHNGEFIGIRGMSYHGAVIGFLIATIAFCRKYKQNTLALLDLCALSIPLGYFFGRIGNFLNQELVGRSTDVPWGIYVAGILRHPSQIYEALLEGIIIFIILFFYRKFKKFDGELIAMYAIFYTLARFICEFYREPDFGIGFVFLNFSMGQILSFIMFLGGIFIFFFLKKNYTK; encoded by the coding sequence ATGAGTTGGTGGAACAACATCTATAATAATTTTGATCCGGTAGCCTTTAAAATATTTGGACTTAGCGTTCATTGGTATGGGATTATGTATGTTTTGGCTCTTGTTGTTGCGCTTGGAATAGCCAAATTTATAGTTAAATTTGATAAGATGAGCATATCAGACTCTCTACTTGATAACTACTTTTTCTGGGTTGAAATCGGAGTAATTTTAGGCGCAAGAATCGGTTATATAGTCATTTATGATTCAAATACCTTTTATTATCTAACCCATCCTTGGCAAATTTTTAATCCTTTTCATAACGGAGAATTTATAGGAATTCGAGGTATGAGCTATCATGGTGCGGTTATTGGATTTTTGATAGCGACAATCGCTTTTTGCAGGAAGTATAAACAAAATACACTTGCACTCCTTGATCTTTGCGCTCTTTCTATTCCGCTCGGATATTTTTTCGGTCGTATTGGGAATTTCTTAAATCAAGAGCTTGTCGGTCGTTCTACGGATGTTCCTTGGGGAATTTATGTCGCAGGTATACTTAGACACCCATCTCAAATTTATGAAGCATTGCTAGAAGGCATAATCATTTTTATTATATTATTTTTTTATAGAAAGTTTAAGAAATTCGATGGAGAGCTTATAGCTATGTATGCCATATTTTATACTTTAGCAAGGTTTATATGCGAGTTTTATAGAGAGCCTGACTTTGGAATAGGTTTTGTATTTTTAAATTTTTCAATGGGACAGATATTATCATTTATAATGTTTCTGGGTGGAATTTTTATATTTTTCTTTTTAAAAAAAAATTATACTAAATAA
- a CDS encoding fumarate reductase cytochrome b subunit produces MSGLIEGFLGTQADCKKSRCPAVWDRWQSITGFILACFILCHMVFTSTILLGKDAFNAVVGFAEAKFLFGEATWWITNVIAAVIFVVFIAHAFLAMRKFPANFRQYLMFIGHKKRMKHLDTTLWWFQFLTGFALFFAASGHLVDIVFGGHITADSSAANFARLEIFYLALLVFMVVHAGVGMYRLYVKWVSIEGASRQEMLAKRNKARTIIFAVFGGLALIALIADFVWIGLSH; encoded by the coding sequence ATGAGTGGGCTTATAGAAGGGTTTCTGGGGACACAGGCTGACTGCAAAAAGAGTCGCTGTCCTGCGGTCTGGGACAGGTGGCAAAGTATAACAGGATTTATTCTGGCCTGTTTTATACTATGTCATATGGTATTTACTTCAACCATTTTACTTGGTAAGGATGCATTCAATGCCGTAGTTGGCTTTGCGGAAGCAAAATTTTTGTTTGGCGAAGCTACTTGGTGGATTACAAACGTAATAGCCGCTGTAATTTTTGTTGTCTTTATCGCTCATGCGTTTTTGGCTATGAGAAAATTCCCTGCCAATTTTAGACAATATTTGATGTTTATAGGACACAAAAAACGCATGAAACACCTTGATACTACTCTATGGTGGTTTCAGTTTTTAACAGGATTTGCACTCTTTTTTGCTGCAAGCGGGCACTTAGTTGATATAGTTTTTGGTGGACATATTACTGCTGATAGCTCTGCTGCAAATTTTGCTAGATTGGAAATTTTTTATCTTGCATTGCTTGTATTTATGGTAGTTCACGCAGGTGTAGGAATGTATAGATTGTATGTTAAATGGGTAAGTATTGAAGGAGCTAGCAGACAGGAGATGTTAGCAAAAAGAAATAAGGCCAGAACTATAATTTTTGCTGTTTTTGGCGGGCTCGCTTTAATCGCATTAATTGCCGATTTCGTCTGGATCGGCCTTAGTCATTAA
- a CDS encoding dynamin family protein encodes MDKFLSEIWGSDKLFLDMKKLLIGDERLLAVLMATNQKNYDRFIAIYDFRDILHALNLKANIYSVQSAQVGIINALLNSKISKNRLLDTLKRLQNEAIITALELENLENFINSISADSGTENQNKNNEQKDFFHTKMDNLDFIYEKLLSLCNGRYYEDRLKKAKQKNSELVFNVVVTGVVNAGKSTLLNAILGTKVLGTSNVPETVNLTILKHSDSSFARVKFWNESELRELDLDINDGIKRFVGKEIEIKTEELKGYTTAQNEISKAVKIVELYENLELLRDGICIVDTPGIDDVVFLREEIARRYMNECDLMVHLMNVSQSATQKDVEFLINSLKSSNIVRLVVVLTHADLLQVQDLSEVINYTKKSLEKELKTNGLDKISSEINFFTISAKKFFEGDEDSGVDSFKEYLYEIFFGQHSEKSRLVLEAYKKELISVASEFLEETKESLIHLTGSNLELSQNLKSLKERKDALTEEFKAIEDMVISEFEKIDINSLDADFLMSLRLVGTTLKDRILNEVDFAKRRKENIDEDRIKYIIQTSLNDGLLATARIKRNEILRRIKSCATNISLKFADFKIDVDEKVFNIGDYLSAQGVSFGYMDVAQKICKFLNSKELENSINTSLEEFLKDEKIANFVFNLIKFEKDEFEKKLNAKMRHRRIVFEEDENRLAKESEILSKTGGEIAENLIHFEKLRDGLSSILEELKDA; translated from the coding sequence ATGGATAAATTTTTAAGTGAAATTTGGGGTAGTGATAAGTTGTTTTTGGATATGAAAAAACTTCTTATCGGCGATGAGAGATTACTAGCCGTTTTGATGGCTACTAATCAGAAAAATTATGATAGATTTATTGCCATTTACGACTTTAGGGATATTTTACATGCATTAAATTTGAAAGCTAACATATACAGCGTCCAAAGCGCTCAAGTTGGGATAATAAATGCTCTTTTAAACTCAAAAATTTCAAAAAATAGACTATTAGATACCCTTAAAAGACTTCAAAATGAAGCTATTATAACTGCTTTAGAGCTAGAAAATTTAGAAAATTTTATAAATTCCATATCTGCTGACTCTGGTACTGAAAACCAAAACAAAAATAATGAACAAAAAGATTTTTTTCATACTAAGATGGACAATTTAGATTTTATTTACGAGAAACTTTTATCTCTTTGCAATGGAAGATATTATGAAGATAGATTAAAAAAAGCAAAACAAAAAAATAGCGAACTTGTATTTAATGTAGTTGTAACCGGAGTTGTAAATGCAGGCAAATCCACTCTGCTAAACGCTATTTTGGGAACTAAAGTTTTAGGTACTTCAAATGTGCCGGAAACTGTAAATTTAACTATTCTAAAGCATTCTGATAGCTCTTTTGCGAGAGTAAAATTTTGGAATGAAAGTGAGTTAAGAGAGCTTGATTTAGACATAAATGATGGTATAAAGCGTTTTGTAGGCAAAGAGATTGAAATAAAAACCGAGGAATTAAAAGGCTATACTACCGCTCAAAATGAAATTTCAAAGGCTGTTAAAATTGTAGAGCTATATGAAAATTTAGAGCTCTTAAGAGATGGGATATGTATAGTCGACACTCCAGGCATAGATGATGTCGTGTTTTTGCGTGAAGAGATTGCGCGAAGATATATGAATGAGTGCGATTTGATGGTGCATTTAATGAATGTAAGTCAAAGTGCTACGCAAAAAGATGTAGAGTTTTTGATAAATTCGCTTAAAAGCTCTAATATAGTTAGGCTTGTAGTAGTTCTTACACATGCTGATTTGTTGCAGGTTCAGGATTTGAGCGAAGTAATAAACTACACTAAAAAAAGTCTAGAAAAAGAGCTTAAAACAAACGGGCTTGATAAAATTTCAAGCGAGATTAATTTCTTTACAATTAGTGCCAAGAAGTTTTTTGAAGGTGATGAAGATAGCGGAGTGGATAGCTTTAAAGAGTATCTTTATGAGATATTTTTTGGACAGCATAGCGAGAAATCAAGGCTTGTATTGGAAGCATACAAAAAAGAGCTTATCTCTGTTGCAAGTGAGTTTTTAGAAGAGACTAAAGAGAGTTTGATTCATTTAACTGGTTCAAATTTGGAGCTAAGTCAAAATCTAAAAAGCCTAAAAGAGAGAAAAGACGCCCTTACCGAAGAGTTTAAGGCTATAGAAGATATGGTTATTAGTGAATTTGAGAAGATTGATATAAATAGCCTTGATGCCGATTTTTTAATGAGCTTAAGATTAGTTGGCACAACTCTTAAGGATAGAATTTTAAATGAAGTTGATTTTGCTAAAAGGCGTAAAGAAAATATAGATGAGGATAGAATAAAATACATCATTCAAACATCTCTAAACGACGGTCTTTTGGCTACAGCTAGAATAAAACGAAATGAAATTTTAAGACGCATAAAATCTTGCGCCACAAATATTAGTTTAAAATTTGCAGATTTTAAGATTGATGTAGACGAAAAAGTGTTTAATATCGGAGATTATCTAAGCGCACAAGGTGTTAGTTTTGGATATATGGACGTAGCGCAAAAAATTTGTAAATTTTTAAATTCAAAAGAGTTGGAAAATAGCATAAATACAAGTTTGGAAGAGTTTTTAAAAGATGAAAAGATTGCCAATTTTGTATTTAATTTAATTAAGTTTGAAAAAGATGAGTTTGAAAAGAAGCTTAACGCAAAAATGCGGCACAGACGCATAGTGTTTGAAGAGGATGAAAATAGGCTTGCAAAAGAGAGTGAAATTTTAAGCAAAACAGGCGGCGAAATAGCTGAAAATTTAATTCATTTTGAAAAATTAAGAGATGGTTTGAGCTCTATTTTAGAGGAGTTAAAAGATGCTTGA
- a CDS encoding peptidylprolyl isomerase, whose translation MRNEELKVYDINKDELAKFKFAIIHTQKGDIKLELFGEEAPQTVTNFATLANDGFYDGLNFHRVIPNFVIQGGCPYGTGTGGPGWRIKCECVDQKSKHKRGSLSMAHAGRDTGGSQFFVCHSAQPHLDGVHTVFGQVVDDESLKTLDSIRAGDKIDSIEIKDNL comes from the coding sequence ATGAGAAACGAAGAGCTAAAAGTTTACGATATAAACAAAGATGAGTTGGCGAAATTTAAATTTGCTATTATACATACGCAAAAAGGAGACATCAAGCTTGAGCTATTTGGGGAAGAGGCGCCACAAACAGTTACTAATTTTGCAACTTTAGCCAATGACGGCTTTTATGACGGTCTAAATTTCCACCGCGTAATCCCGAATTTTGTTATCCAAGGAGGATGTCCTTATGGTACAGGCACGGGAGGTCCTGGATGGAGAATAAAATGCGAATGTGTAGACCAAAAGAGTAAACATAAACGCGGTAGTCTCTCTATGGCTCATGCAGGACGCGATACCGGCGGAAGTCAATTTTTCGTATGCCATAGCGCACAGCCTCATCTTGATGGAGTTCATACTGTTTTTGGACAGGTCGTAGATGACGAAAGCCTAAAAACACTTGACTCTATAAGAGCTGGTGATAAAATAGACTCTATCGAGATAAAAGATAATTTATAA
- a CDS encoding heavy-metal-associated domain-containing protein, which produces MAKFKVANINCENCANTIKRSLEDEFGKIDVDLSVEPRVVSLDIEDKDIERFKSELDEIGFEVIEQI; this is translated from the coding sequence ATGGCAAAATTTAAAGTCGCAAATATTAATTGTGAAAATTGTGCAAATACTATTAAAAGGTCGCTTGAGGATGAGTTTGGTAAAATAGACGTAGATCTAAGCGTAGAGCCTCGTGTAGTAAGCCTAGATATAGAAGATAAGGATATTGAAAGGTTTAAATCCGAACTTGATGAGATCGGATTTGAAGTAATCGAGCAAATTTAA